From Pseudomonadales bacterium:
GGTAAACGCCTGCATGCGATTGAAGTGGTAAACGATTATCGGCATACCATAGTTGATGAGCTAGATTTACAGAAAGAGGCTGCTAACACCTCGCAACTTAGGCGCAACTTCATCGACTCTGAACTTTTATATATCCCTGAAGTTTACTGGGACTACTGCTCACGCAATATGATGGTTCAGGAACGTATTCACGGCATACCCGTCACCGATATCGCTCAACTACAGGCGCAAAACACCAATTTAAGAAAACTGGCAGAGCGCGGCGTTGAAATCTTCTTTACTCAAGTGTTTCGCGACAGCTTTTTCCATGCCGATATGCACCCCGGCAATATTTTTGTCTCTCGAGAAACACCAGAAAACCCAAAATATATTGGCATTGACTGTGCAATCATTGGCTCGCTGAGTGAATTTGATCAATATTATTTAGCCCGTAACTTGCTCGCCATTTTTCAACGCGATTATCGTGCATTTGCAGAGCTGCACATTGAATGCGGCTGGGTACCAGCCGATACACGAGTTGGCGAGCTGGAAGCGGCTATTCGCAGCGTTTGCGAACCAGTATTTGAGAAACCACTGGGAGAAATCTCATTTGGCTTATTATTACTCGATCTTTTCCGCACCGCACGCCGTTTTGATATGGAGGTGCAGCCCTCCTTAGTGCTGTTACAAAAAACCTTACTGAATATTGAGGGGCTTGGCCGCCAGCTTTATCCTGAGCTTGACTTGTGGCACACCGCCAAACCATTTTTAGAGAACTGGATGCGCGAACGCTACTCCCCCAAGTCTTTACTGAAACAGCTGCAGCGTCAGGCACCAAGCCTACTAGAGCAATTGCCACAAGTGCCCGACTTGCTGTTTAACCGACTGAGTCATCAGCAGCCCGAACAGGCAGCGCAGACAAAGCTGCTGCAAAGTCTCAAGCAACAGCAAAAAATCAGCTGGCTATTGGCCAGCTGCTGCATGCTAAGCTCTGCTGTAGCAATCACTTTACTGGCCATCAAACTTTTCTGATCTTATGCGGTCATACAGCTATGACTCTTGCAGTGGCAAGAGCGACCAGCTTTATTCGACCGACAACTATACTGTTATCACGTTTGTCTGAGATTTGCCGACACTGGTAATTTATTGGCAAATCTCGATGATT
This genomic window contains:
- the ubiB gene encoding ubiquinone biosynthesis regulatory protein kinase UbiB, translating into MRRFLLITWTMLFYRLDRFLPKALIPLHIRILLWPFLLFPKRHSPAVSLRLALEQLGPIFVKFGQMLSTRKDLLADDLADELAKLQDQVPPFAAEQAFAIMSTSLGQPVEQVFASIDREPLASASIAQVHSAILNNGLEVVVKVVRPGILQVIELDIRLLQRLARWIERFHPDGKRLHAIEVVNDYRHTIVDELDLQKEAANTSQLRRNFIDSELLYIPEVYWDYCSRNMMVQERIHGIPVTDIAQLQAQNTNLRKLAERGVEIFFTQVFRDSFFHADMHPGNIFVSRETPENPKYIGIDCAIIGSLSEFDQYYLARNLLAIFQRDYRAFAELHIECGWVPADTRVGELEAAIRSVCEPVFEKPLGEISFGLLLLDLFRTARRFDMEVQPSLVLLQKTLLNIEGLGRQLYPELDLWHTAKPFLENWMRERYSPKSLLKQLQRQAPSLLEQLPQVPDLLFNRLSHQQPEQAAQTKLLQSLKQQQKISWLLASCCMLSSAVAITLLAIKLF